Proteins found in one Verrucomicrobiales bacterium genomic segment:
- a CDS encoding peptide chain release factor-like protein, which translates to MGTISVSSDQDDPLAKRMAALGIQESDLEETFVRSGGHGGQNVNKTSTCVMLVHRPSGVQVKCQTTRQQGMNRVLARTMLLDKIEAERRSQRAEAQAAREKVRRQKRGRSRAAKQRILANKAHQSQKKKQRANRPID; encoded by the coding sequence ATGGGCACGATTTCAGTCAGTAGCGACCAGGATGATCCTTTGGCCAAACGGATGGCGGCCCTGGGAATTCAGGAGTCCGACTTGGAGGAAACCTTTGTCCGTTCGGGCGGACACGGGGGACAGAATGTCAATAAGACATCCACGTGTGTGATGCTGGTTCATCGGCCGAGTGGCGTGCAGGTGAAATGTCAGACCACACGGCAGCAGGGGATGAATCGCGTCCTGGCCCGAACGATGCTGTTGGACAAGATCGAGGCGGAGCGTCGGAGCCAGCGGGCGGAAGCGCAGGCGGCCCGGGAGAAGGTGCGACGTCAAAAGCGTGGTCGCAGTCGCGCGGCGAAGCAGCGGATTTTGGCCAACAAGGCGCATCAGTCGCAGAAGAAAAAGCAGCGAGCGAACCGCCCAATCGATTGA
- a CDS encoding sigma-70 family RNA polymerase sigma factor — protein MLSEPGTDSLLPTRQSLLSRLRDCQDQEGWREFFDTYWRLIYRVARQAGLDDSAAQDVVQTTFIYLSRRMPRFRYDPARGSFKSWLCRVTRSRIAVFRRRAEFKEPSLPDLGLEKDDAPVWESVPDPTGDKVDEIWQREWEDNLIKAALRQISPKVSAQQLMIFEMAALGEVPLKQVARKLDVSLMQVYLARHRVGKLFKAEVLRLRRETE, from the coding sequence ATGTTAAGCGAACCCGGCACCGATTCACTCCTGCCGACGCGGCAGAGCCTGCTATCCCGGCTGCGCGACTGCCAGGATCAGGAGGGATGGCGGGAGTTTTTCGACACCTATTGGCGTCTCATTTACCGGGTCGCGCGGCAGGCTGGGTTGGATGATTCTGCCGCGCAGGATGTTGTGCAGACAACGTTCATTTATCTTTCGCGCCGGATGCCGAGATTTCGTTACGACCCGGCGCGCGGTTCATTCAAATCCTGGTTGTGTCGGGTGACGCGGTCTCGCATCGCCGTGTTCCGCCGCCGCGCCGAGTTCAAAGAACCCTCACTGCCTGACCTTGGGTTGGAAAAGGATGATGCCCCCGTGTGGGAATCCGTCCCGGACCCGACTGGCGACAAAGTGGATGAGATCTGGCAGCGCGAGTGGGAGGACAATCTGATCAAGGCCGCCCTGCGTCAAATCAGTCCCAAGGTTAGCGCCCAGCAGTTGATGATCTTTGAGATGGCCGCGCTGGGCGAGGTGCCGCTGAAGCAGGTGGCTCGCAAGCTCGATGTCAGTCTGATGCAGGTGTATTTGGCCCGTCACCGCGTCGGAAAATTGTTCAAGGCGGAAGTGTTGAGGTTGCGGCGGGAAACGGAATAG